The nucleotide sequence GCAACGTCGGATCGAGGGCTGGCCGTTCAATTTCGTCGTCGACAACATCATGGCCTGCAACTCCTGTCTAATTCCGGGCATGGAAGAGGGTGGGTCACAAAGTACCCCCGGGACCGCGCTGCAACTGCAACGCAGCTTTTCCATCAATATAACAACACGAACGAAGAAAACGTTCGTCCAGATCTCTTTTGTCGAATCCGCCGGATCCGCAACATGCTTCTGTGTAGAGCATTAAGATGAAACCGCTCCTTCCGCTCGCCCCCTCAAATCCGTGGTTTCCCTGAACCGGTTTGCATCCCCTTTTTATGGATAACAAGCCCAGCTAATGAGGCGAACATGGGTTGACAGTCGATTTCGGATTGGTATCTTACCCCCGTTCGAAGCGACCGTGAACGATTCACGGGTGCCGCGCCGGGGCGATTATTGACGCCCTGCCCGCGATCGCGGCAAGTCTGAAGGATTCTTCCAATGCTCGTGCTCACCCGTAAACTCGACCAGGTGATCAAGCTCGGCGACGACATTACGATCAAGGTTGTGAGAATGTCGAATGGATCTGTGCAACTGGGAGTAGAAGCTCCTCGCAGTCTGAAAATTATGCGAGCCGAATGCCTTGAGCGGAGTCTGGCCCATTCGCCAGAACAGAAGGTCGCCTGACCCCGAAGCGCCGTAAGCCGCTTCCGCTGCATGACGACATGCCGAATCGGGCATGATATGCTGCCCTGCCAACAACCCAACTATGGCATGGCAGCGCACAATGACCACCCCCCCCCGCCCCGACGACAGTCACCGGTACGACATCGCGATCGCTGTTCTGGCAGCAATCTCCATCCTGGTGCACCTCGCGATCCGGTTTGGAGTCGGCACCGCACCCACCGCCGGTCCGCTGCCGATCATGGACTGGCCGCTGGTGATCGCTTTGGTTGTGGGAGGTCTTCCGCTGGTCATCGGACTGCTGGGGAATCTGGTGCGCGGCCAATTCGGGTCGGATCTCCTGGCAGGACTTTCGATCATGACCTCGCTGCTGCTGGGAGAATACCTGGCAGGAACGATCGTTGTGTTGATGTTGTCCGGGGGCGAAGCCCTTGAGGCCTGGGCCATTCGCAGTGCTTCGTCCGTCCTGGATGCACTGGCCCGGCGCATGCCTACAAAGGCTCACCGCAAGGAAGCAGACGCCATCGTCGACATCGCCGTCGATCAGGTTTCGGTCGGAGACGTCCTGGTTCTGTTTCCGCATGAAATCTGTCCCGTGGACGGAGTCGTACTGGAAGGTCGAGGTTCGATGGACGAATCGTTCCTCACCGGCGAGCCCTACCTGATGCCCAAATCTGCGGGCTCGACAGTGATGTCGGGGGCCTTGAACGGCGAATCGGCCCTGACCATTCGTTCGCACAAACTGGCTGTCGATTCCCGCTACGCGCAAATTATGAAAGTCATGCAGGTCGCCGACGAAAACCGTCCTCGTATGCGGCGAATCGGCGATCGTCTGGGAGCCTTTTATACTCCACTGGCGATTGCCATTGCGGCCGTCGCCTGGTGGCTTAGTGGCGAGGTCACTCGCTTTCTGGCCGTGCTTGTGATTGCGACGCCGTGTCCATTGTTGATTGCCATCCCCGTCGCGATCATCGGCTCGATTTCTCTGGCGGCACGTCGCGGGATCATCATTCGCGACCCGTCGGTTCTGGAACGAATCGACACCTGTCGCGTCGCCATCTTCGACAAGACGGGTACGCTGACATACGGTCGCCCCGCTCTGACCGAAGTCATCTGCGGCGAAGGAACAACAGAGCAAGAAGCCCTGGCATTCATCGGCAGTATCGAGCGTTATTCCAAGCATCCGCTCGCCTCGGCCATTACGGCTCGGGCTCATGACAAAGGTGCTGCCACGCTGGAAGTGACTCAGGTCCACGAACCTCCCGGACAGGGACTTGTCGGGACCGTTGGCGGCCGACAGATCCGCGTCACCAGTCGCGGCAAACTCACAAAAGAAGCTTCGGACGAGCGCGTGGCCCGCATTCTCGAACAGCTTCCGCCGCAGGTCGCCGGCATGGAATGTATCGGGCTGATCGATGAAACAATCCCTGTCACTTTTCGCTTTCGGGATCAACCGCGGATGGAAGGAGCCCCCTTCATCAAGCACTTGAGTCCCAAGCACCGTTTCCACAAAGTAATGATCGTCTCCGGTGACCGTGAATCGGAAGTCCGTTATCTGGCAGGTCTGATCGGCATTTCGGAGGTTCACTTCAGTCAAACTCCCGAGCAGAAGCTGGCTCTGGTCCGTAACGAGACCAAACAAGCCAACACGGTTTTTGTCGGTGACGGAATCAATGACGCACCGGCACTGACTTCGGCCACCGTCGGGATTGCGATGGGGGGAGCATCCGACATTACCTCTGAAGCCGCTCATGCCGTGATCCTCGACAGCTCACTCAGTAAGGTTGATGAACTGCTGCATATCGGCCAGCAGTTACGCCAGATTGTTCTACAGAGTTCACTCGGCGGCATGCTGCTGAGCATCGGAGGAATGATCCTGGCGGCATTCGGACTGCTGTCGCCTGTCGGCGGCGCAATTGCCCAGGAAGTCATCGATCTGCTCGCAGTACTGAATGCCTTGCGGGCGGCTCGTACTCCCCGGCAGCTCACGGACTTCAATACACCATCAACGGCGCGAGAGGCCGCTGCGTCTTCCCCTCGATGATGCACTGATGAGGCCCTGATGACGACTTACTTCGTGACAGGCAGATAATCCTGGAAGCGAGCAGGAAGTTTGTCTCCCAGCTCCTTCCAGACCACGGGGGTCAATGGAAGTGCGAAATTCACGGGCCAATTGAATTCTTCCTTCAACTTTGCTGCAAGTAACCGAGGTCCCTCAAAGCCCCGAGTCACGCTCAGACCCTGGACCTGATTTTTCTCCTGACGAATTTCCGTGTCGAGTAAGAATTCATTGCTTTCCATTCGATCTTCGAAGAGTTGTTTAGCAGCCATCAGCGATTGATTCTCTGGAATCACAAAGCCGACGACATCGACGATTCGATGGTCATACTCGTGTTGATTCGGGGGCGCACGGTTCGCTAATTGGCGATACGCGAGATCGGTGGGCCTCAGCGCCTCGTCAGAAAGTTGCTGATGATTCTTGAGTGCCGACTCGAATCGAGTGGCCAGGAAATAACGGTGATCTTCATGGTCACGGACAGACCACAGGATCCGTCCACGAAAGTTGCTATTCGAAGTGCGGTCGAACGGCTCAGCCAGATAGGCTTGAACGAGCGCTTCGAGCATATTCTTCGTCTTGGGTTTATTCAGGTTGTACCCGTAGTACACAGCAGCATCACGGAAAGGAAAAGGCCCTCTTGGATCCACGGCCTGGAACATGATCTCGCTCAACATGGGATCAAGGGGCCAGCCTAAGGCGCCCGAGATCCACCCGAACATCTCATTGGGTGTCTGCTTCGATCGCCGGACGCCGCGTCGAAAAAGTCTCAGCAGCTCACGGTCACTCATTTCAAGGCTTTCCTTCTGCTGATAAACCTCATCCAGCTTCCGGCCCGCGTCCTCATCGTCGGCAAAGTAGTTTTCGAAATCCGGGGCAACCCATGTAGTCGCGTTGAAGGCAAAGCTTTCCCCCACTTCCGGACGGGTGTACGTCGGGCGGGCGCGGACCGGGATTCCCCCCGGCAGATATCGTCCAAATTCACGGAGACGACATTCCCGCAGGATGCGAGGCGATAACAGAAAGTTGAAATCCAGCTTCGCAAAAATGTGCTGCTCCAGCCGAGTCACAAACTCATGTCGAGCCTTTTCCCCCTGAAGCAACACAACCGCCGTTTCATAGCCGTCGACGACTCGAGTGACGAAGTCAATCACAAGCGTCTCTTGACCGCGCATCAGCTTGTCAGTCTGTTCCCGTAGAATCTGCGCGGCGTGAGGATGACTGGCCGAGAGATCAGTTCGATGAAAGGCAACGATCCACTTCCCGATGTGATCGAACCGCTGCATCTCAGGTGGCATCGTCTCGAACAGACCCCGATAGGTGTCGATCGCTGCGCAGACGGTTCCTTCATCAAGATCTTCATGCGAGTCGAGCAACTGAAGTAACAGCCTGCGAGTCTCCTCGGCATCACCGTATGTCTTCATCCCCCAAATGATGCGAGACTGGTCGGTCACTCCCCATTCCTGATACTGCTGCATCAGCGTGCGAACGAGGTTGGGCGATCTTTTCAGCACGACCGTCGGGCCATGGTAGAACGCCGTATGAGCAAGCTCGTGCTCTGACAGATCGCTGGCGTGATACAACAATTCGATCGCGCGAGGATCCTGCGGATCTCTATTCCAGACGAACTCATTGCCCAGCGCTCCCAGCAGCCGAGTCTTGTCTCGCTGACAGTTCCGCAATCCCCTGCGAATCAGCGCCAGACGCTGATCAACGTCAATCGGCCACTTGCGAGCCCCTTGCAGACACGCTGCAAGTTCTTCTCCCGCAGTCTTGTCGTCCGGAAAGAATGTCTTGCTGTCAGGTGGCTCGTAGCGGTCTGTCCGGTTCCAGGCGAAAGGTGGTTTGATCAGCCCCGGTACTTCGTCAGGCGCAGAACGAATTTCACCGACCAGCACCGTCTGCATCAGCATCAGGAAGGCGAGAAGGCAGTAACCCCCAGGGCGTCTGTTGGCGGTGATGTTTCTCATCCTGCCCCCTCCATTTCGGCTGATGGCGTAACTCCCTGATACAGCCGCAACCGACCCGCAACGGTCGCGGCTGTCATTCGTCCCCCGTTATTCTAACCCAGTTCCACCTCCACCACATGATTCTGCCGGTCATCTTGCAACGGAATCAGACGATCTTCGCGATCCACTCCATCGACGGTGACGCGTTTGACATTACGGCTCGGCTCGGGTTGAAGAACGGTGATGTGATAGAACGTCTCGCGATAACGGTAATGAATGACGATCGACTTCCACTCGACATTCAGGCAGGGAGCCAGCCGCAGTTTGTCCACTTCAAGACGGAGACCCAGCAGCGATTCGGTAATCAGGCGATACATCCATCCCGCCGAACCGGTGTACCACGTCCATCCACCGCGACCGGTGTGAGGCGACACGGCATACACATCGGCAGCAACGACATAAGGTTCGACCTTGTAGATCGCGATCTGCTGGGGTGTTGTCCCATGATTAATGGGATTGATCATCGAGAAAAGTTCCCAGGCGCGTCGATGATCTCCAAGGGCCGCAAAGGCCATCACCGTCCAGATGGCGGCGTGCGTATACTGTCCCCCGTTCTCGCGAACGCCCGGGACATAGCCCTTGATATAACCCGGATCCAGAGCCGACTTGTCGAACGGAGGATCGAACAACTGGATCAACCCACTTTCGCGGCGGACCAGCCGTCGATAAACAGCTTCCATCCCCATGCGAGATCGTTCAGGATCCCCCGCACCTGACAGGATCGACCAGCTCTGCGGCAGCGAATCGATCTGGCATTCCGCATTCGTGGCGGAACCGAGCGGTTCGCCATTGTCAAAGTAAGCACGGCGGTACCACTCACCGTCCCACGCATTCTTTTCCACGTTTTCTTTCAGCCGGGCCGCTTCCACCTCGCAGCGATCGGCAAAATTCAGATCCCCCCGCATTCGAGCGATCTGCGAAAATTCCACCAGAATTTCGTAGAGGAAGAACGCCAGCCAGACGCTTTCTCCTTTCCCTTTCTCTCCCACCAGATTCATGCCGTCGTTCCAGTCACCGCACCCGATCAGGGGCAGCCCATGGACACCAAACGACAGCCCGTTGACGATGGCCCGAACGCAGTGTTCATAAAGCGATGCTGCCTCTGCGGAATGGGTGGGGAGGTCGTAGTAGGCTTCTTCGTCATGGTTAACGGGGCGACCTTCAATGAAGGGAACAATTTCATCCAGCACTCCCGTATCGCCTGTCCCCAGCACATAACGGCAGGTGACCAGCGGAAGCCATAGGAAGTCGTCGGAAAAGTGCGTTCGCACCCCGCGGCCCTGCGGAGGATGCCACCAGTGCTGGACATCCCCTTCCACGAACTGGCGCGATGCACACACCAGCAGGTGCTCGCGAATGAGCCGAGGCTCGGAATGCAGCAGCGCCGCAACATCCTGCAGCTGATCACGAAATCCGAAAGCGCCGCCAGACTGGTAGTAACCGCTGCGAGCCCAGAACCGGGCGGACAGTGTCTGGTACAACAGCCAGCCATTGGCCATCAGGTTGAGGGATGGATCGGGGGTTTGAACATGCACGGCTCCCAGAGCCCGGTTCCAGAATCCCCAGACACCTTCGAGGGTCTGCTGCGCAGGTTCCAGACCGCGGAACCGCTGAACGAGTGTCCGAACGTCCTCGATATCGCGACCGACACCGAGCGTAAAGACGATCTCCCGCTCGCGGTTATCGGGAAGATCAAACGTGACCTGCATCGCTCCACAAGGATCAAATCCGGCTCCGACCTTTCCGGACAGTCTCATGCGCGACAAGGCGTCGGGCCTGGAGACGCTGCCGTTTCGCCCCAGAAATTCGGCCCGATCCCCCGTGACACTGCGCATCGGATCGCTGACATCCATGAACGCAATCCGTTCCGAGAATTCGATGCTGTAGGGATTTCTCGCCAGTAACGCTCCGCACTTCGGATCGATTTCCGTCACGACGTGCATCTGGGTTCTCGAACGCATTTCCCCCAGAACCCATTCGCAATAGGCCGTCGCTGACAGGCGGCGAGACCGTCCGGAGACATTCTTGATTTTCAGCATGGCAAACTTGATGGGTGCATCCGTTGCCACATAGACCCAAAGTTCGGAAGCAATGCCACTGTCGGCGTATTCATAGACGCTATA is from Schlesneria sp. DSM 10557 and encodes:
- a CDS encoding carbon storage regulator, translating into MLVLTRKLDQVIKLGDDITIKVVRMSNGSVQLGVEAPRSLKIMRAECLERSLAHSPEQKVA
- a CDS encoding heavy metal translocating P-type ATPase, translated to MTTPPRPDDSHRYDIAIAVLAAISILVHLAIRFGVGTAPTAGPLPIMDWPLVIALVVGGLPLVIGLLGNLVRGQFGSDLLAGLSIMTSLLLGEYLAGTIVVLMLSGGEALEAWAIRSASSVLDALARRMPTKAHRKEADAIVDIAVDQVSVGDVLVLFPHEICPVDGVVLEGRGSMDESFLTGEPYLMPKSAGSTVMSGALNGESALTIRSHKLAVDSRYAQIMKVMQVADENRPRMRRIGDRLGAFYTPLAIAIAAVAWWLSGEVTRFLAVLVIATPCPLLIAIPVAIIGSISLAARRGIIIRDPSVLERIDTCRVAIFDKTGTLTYGRPALTEVICGEGTTEQEALAFIGSIERYSKHPLASAITARAHDKGAATLEVTQVHEPPGQGLVGTVGGRQIRVTSRGKLTKEASDERVARILEQLPPQVAGMECIGLIDETIPVTFRFRDQPRMEGAPFIKHLSPKHRFHKVMIVSGDRESEVRYLAGLIGISEVHFSQTPEQKLALVRNETKQANTVFVGDGINDAPALTSATVGIAMGGASDITSEAAHAVILDSSLSKVDELLHIGQQLRQIVLQSSLGGMLLSIGGMILAAFGLLSPVGGAIAQEVIDLLAVLNALRAARTPRQLTDFNTPSTAREAAASSPR